Sequence from the Mycteria americana isolate JAX WOST 10 ecotype Jacksonville Zoo and Gardens chromosome 5, USCA_MyAme_1.0, whole genome shotgun sequence genome:
tttattaaagcaacagatacacaggttcttttggattaccggtgataaattcactgtctgcaaagcacgtgcaaataccaagagtatgagtaacaccgccgGCTACAAAGGTGTTAAAGGATATAAACCTCTATAGAGGTtcctaagtttcctggggagacACTTGGTATAACCAattgttcgaatcttacccaaaggcgtcccgctGGGGGGGAAGAgagcctcagcccatcgactgatcccagaagtcAGAGTGGTATGTGACGGtactattttatactatttttttacctttcaggtggagcttgagtgactctagtcatacatatgTTTGTTATGATTGGTGTAaaattttctcactttgcttttaaaggtataaactagaaaaattcaaagcacaagctcagtgaggggtggtcgcaccttggaggcgggtagcttttgggatggaggtgtgttttggtattataatgatgttataatgagcaaagttcaccaaaggacagcattttgtcaagaaacatgacagactgttggcccagggtagcaaatatgcagcttattgGTTCcgtggtaccttcaagttcccatattatcacagagcctggctgtggTGTCTCCACGCCACTCCACCCTctgagcagttcctcttagagccaacacaccaagttcccctggcattgccgacatctaaggttgcaggcctagggaacttttgtggaatggattccttgcatgtcagctgcactcCACCctggaagcttcttcaatgctgtaccttacctaaaaatgtgaatataagtttaatttctaagtcacctccagcaattattccacaagAGGGTCTGAAAAGTCTAGTCTGCGCCTGCAGCCAGCTAACACCTTTTGCTGCCAAGCCTTGCAGAGACTCCTCCACTGTGCAGGACTGTGCAGTGTGTGtcttcctcagctgcttctcaagCTCTTCTGCACCACCATCTCCCCCAGAAGCTCATCCCTTCATtcatttttcccccataaaaaTCTACCAGATGCCTCTGTGTCcctcccttttttaaagaaaaatttttcagtttgtggCCGGGGTGGTTTTGGCAGGGTCCTTCTGGTGAACTTCTCGGTATCCAGGCAGACACCTGGGGAGGAGCACATGAGCAGCGGAGTATAGCTCCCACATAGACCTCTGGGTCTCCAACACATTGTGGGTGTGCTCGCTTCCATGTTTCCTTTTGAACAACCgatttctgggttttgttaaaGAATGAACGTTGGGGGGTGAAGGGAGATTGCTTTTATGCTTTATTGccaaaaataattggttttgaaATTAGTTTTGAGAAGGCATTTTTGACAATGTGAGCTATGAAATGGCTTTAGAAGTGAGAAAGTTGATGGAAAAGGAGCTGAAATGTTGGCTCTAGAATGACAgctgagagaaaaagcaaacaaagaccAGGCAGagccattttaaaatgctgtttattaAACTTGGCACCCAAAGAGAGTGACAGTAAGCAAAGTAAGCTAGCCACAAAGACAGTTCTCATGCTTTACCATGGAGGAGCCTAAACAAGCAAAAGTGCACTTGATTTTGGGGTTAACACATGGGGCTAGCAACATGGCTTGGTATAGCCTTAAATTAGACTCATATATTCACTTTTCCCCTCACCCCTGGGATCTAGGGCCCAATCGTTCAAAGGAATCTTTatgttctttctctctttttccttctctctcaatTTCAAAAGGTAATTGGGCCAAAAAGGGAGACATTTAAGAGGACATAGTTATTGTGTCACGGGTTTCCCGTTCATCTTTGTCATCTGCTGAATCTTCAAAAGCCCTCTGGAACGCCAGCCTGAGGGTGAACTTGATTCTCCGATCCCTGTAGCTCCCCACAACGAAGTAAATGACAGGGTTGAGACTGCTATTCACGCAGGACAGCACAAAGCCGATCTCCGGGGAGTAGAGAAATTTGTAGCCCAAGAAGTCAAAGAGGATCAGGACGCTCAGAGGCACAGCgaaaatgaggaagaagaggacGGTGAGCATGATGACGGTGAAGAGCCTGCCTGTTCGGTGGTGTTGGGAGCTGCATTTGACTCTAAGGAAGAGGGTCAGGCTGAAGAGCAGCATGAGGGGCGTGCAGAAGAGGAAGTCCAAGGCTCCGATGGAGATAAGCAGGAGAtggcagctcctggcagaggggCGAACGGTACACAAAACATACCCGAGCGTgttcagcagcagggagagaccCCAGAGCAGGCCGGAGATGATGGCGGACAAGTGCTTTGGGCGGTGGCTTCGGCACCAGATTGGACAGAGGACGGACAGGCACCTCTCAATGCTGATGGTCGTCAGGAGATACAAGCCCGTCCCATACATGAAAAGATCCAGGAAGAGGAATATCCCGAACTGCACCCCGACGTTGAACTGCATCAGGTACTGAACCGTCTCAATGGCGATGCAGAGGAGATACCCAAAGTCGGCAGCGGCCAGGTTCAGGATGTAGACAGTGAAGTGGTTTCTCCGGATGCGGAAGCCAAGGTACCATAGGACCATGCCATTTCCCACCATCCCACAGGCAGCGCTGATGAGGCAGAAGCTCTCCATGAACTTGAGGACAGCATATGATGGCTCTGTCTTTCCCACTGCCCCACTCTGATTAGTCCCATGAGCCTGGCTTGCATTGCTTTGGGGAAAGAGTGTTATGACCTCCTCAGTCATGATGAAATACCCCAAATCAAATACgtctctcctttctgtttctcttgggATCAAAGAAGAGACAGGGGGCATTTAGTGACTGACACATTGCTTTTATTCTTACAGCTTTGTGGCTTGGGGCAGATAGCTTTCAAGGGGCATGCATGGTTACTATCTATGTAGGTAACAGGTAGCAAGACGCAAAATGTTGAGGAGAGAGCAAAATCATGCAGGAATTTGGAGAGGTGGAGATCGCCTAAGTGTGGCATccatgcagaagaagaaagaatgagaCCGTTCAacagagtaaagaaaaagaagcagaagaaaacgTTGCTACTTACAGAGGGAGCAGTAGATGGGGAGGGCTAACTACGTAGTGACTGTGTGTGCATATGCCTGTGAGAGAGGACCAGAAAATGGCACAGCAGAGACAAAGAACACTGCAAAACATGTGGATGGTGAGGCATTTCTTAACCCAGTCCTCAAATGCTTACCTTCTGCCCCTGTGCAGCTGAATTGAGCTCTCAGAGAAGCTGGGATCTAGCAGCAGCTCTAGAGTGTCTTTCTCTTGGTTTCTAATTTATCTCATTGGATCTTCTGAGAAACACTTTTGGTGGAAAAGATGGGGAAGATGTCTCAGTCTGCAGATTCAGTTTGTGTCTT
This genomic interval carries:
- the LOC142409840 gene encoding proto-oncogene Mas-like produces the protein MESLAGICTHSHYVVSPPHLLLPLETERRDVFDLGYFIMTEEVITLFPQSNASQAHGTNQSGAVGKTEPSYAVLKFMESFCLISAACGMVGNGMVLWYLGFRIRRNHFTVYILNLAAADFGYLLCIAIETVQYLMQFNVGVQFGIFLFLDLFMYGTGLYLLTTISIERCLSVLCPIWCRSHRPKHLSAIISGLLWGLSLLLNTLGYVLCTVRPSARSCHLLLISIGALDFLFCTPLMLLFSLTLFLRVKCSSQHHRTGRLFTVIMLTVLFFLIFAVPLSVLILFDFLGYKFLYSPEIGFVLSCVNSSLNPVIYFVVGSYRDRRIKFTLRLAFQRAFEDSADDKDERETRDTITMSS